In the Sandaracinus amylolyticus genome, ACTTCGCGCTGATCACGCCGCCGGGCACGCCGTTCAGCGGCGCGCAGCCCGCGTTCGAGCACTTCGTCTCGGGGTTCACGACGGAGGTGCAGTGAGCGCGCAGCCGCAGCCCGCGGAGAAGTCGCTCGCGGTCCGCGCGATCGAGGCGCAGGGCGCGCGACTGATCCGCGCGATGAACCACGTGGGCGGCATCACCCAGATGACGCTGCGCGCGTTCCGCTCGCTGTTCACGACGCGCTTCGAGGCGCGCTCGTTCCTCTACCAGCTCGAGCAGATGGGCGTGAAGTCGTTCGGCATCGCCGCGGCGACCGCGATCTTCGTCGGCATCGTCATGGCGATCCAGTTCGCGTTCTCGCTCGAGCGCTTCGGCGCGCGCGACAGCGTCGGACGCATCGTCGGTCTCTCCGAGGCGCGCGAGCTCGCGCCCTCGCTCACCGCGCTCGTCGTGGGCAGCCGCATCGGCGCGGGCATCGCGGCCGAGCTCGGGTCGATGGCGGTCACCGAGCAGATCGACGCGATCCGCGCGCTCGGCGCCGACCCGGTCAAGAAGCTCGTGGTGCCGCGCATGCTCGCGGGCATCCTGATGATGCCGATGCTCACCGTGTTCGCGCTGGTGCTGGGCATCGGCAGCGCGGCGCTGGTGTGCAACCTGACGTTCGGGATCGCGATCCCGTTCTTCGTGACCACCGCGCTCGACTCGATCTGGGTCGAGGACTTCCTGTCCGGCATCGGCAAGACGCCGTTCTTCGGGTTCCTGATCGCGGTGCTCGGCTGTCATTTCGGGATGACCACGCGCGGCGGCACCGAGGGCGTCGGGCGCAGCACGACGACGTCGGTCGTCGTGGTCGCGATCAGCATCCTCGTCGCGGACGCGGTCCTCACCCAGATCTTCATGTCGTTCATGTCGCGATGATGCGCCTGCGCGTGCTCGCGGCTGCGCTGGTCGTGCTCGCGCTGATGATCGCGGGAGTGGTGCTCGATGCGGCGCGGCGGCGCGGCGACGGGGCGCACGCGCGTGCGATGCGCGTCGAGCTCGCGAGGACGATCGGGCTGCCCGATCTCGCGCTCTCGAGCGGCGCGCGATGGCTGCGTCATCCCTCGCAGGTCGAGCCCGCGGCGGCGCTCTCCGACGCGCCGGGCGCGCTCGACGTCGATCCCGCGGGCGCGTGGATCGCGCCGCCGCGCGCGGTGCTGGGCGCGGGCGCGACCGGCAGGATCGAGCGGCGATGAAGCGCCAGCTCGCGCTCCTCGATCACGCGCTCGGCGCGCTGCGCCGGCGCGCCGGGCGGAACGCGGCGATCGCGATCGGTCTCGCCGCCGTGGTCGCGCTCTTCGGCTCGACGTCGTTCCTCGCCGAGGCGCTGCGGGCCGAGTACCGCGCGCTCGCCGACGGACTTCCCGATCTCACGGTGCAGCGTCTCGTCGCGGGGCGTCCCGCGCTGATCGCGGAGCGCGAGGCCGCGACGATCGAGGCGCTCGATCTGCCCGGCGTGCGCAGCGTGCGACCGCGGGTGTGGGGCTACCTCTTCGTCGCGCCGATCGAGGGCAACGTCGTGGTGATCGGAAGGGGCGCCCACGACGACGCGGAAATCGTCGCGGGACGCTGGCCCGAGCGCGACGACGAGATCGTGGTGGGCTCGGGCATCGCGCGACTGCTCGGTGCGCGCGCCGGCGATCAGATCGCGCTCACCGCGAGCGAGGGCGCGACGCCGGTCGTGCTGACGATCTCGGGCGTGCTCGACGCCCGCACCGCGGCGCTCGGCAGCGATCTCGTGATCGCGACCGACGCCCGCGCGCGCTCGCTCCTCGGGGTGCCCGAGGGCATGGCGACCGATCTCGCGCTCGATCTCGCGCGCGACGAAGAGGCCGCGGTCGTCACCGCCGAGATCGCGCAGGCGGTGAGCGGCGCGCGGGTGATCGATCGACAGCTGCTCGAGCGCACCTACGAGCTCACCTTCGACGCGCGCGCCGGGCTCGTCGGCGCGATGCTGGTGCCGGCGCTGCTCGCGCTACTCCTGCTCGCGTGGGATCGCCTCACCGGGCTCGGCGAAGCGGAGCGCCGCGAGATCGGTGTGCTCAAGGCAACTGGTTGGAGCACCAACGATGTGCTCACGGCACGGATGTGGGAGTCGGGGCTGGTCGCGCTGGTGGGCTCGGTCGCGGGCGTGGCGATCGGCTACGTGCACGCGTTCTGGCTCGGCGCGCCGGGGATCGCGGACGCGCTCTTCGGGTGGAGCGTGCTGCACGCGGAGCTCGCGCTCGCTCCCGCGGTCGATCTCGCGCAGGTGCTCGCGATCGTGAGCGCGGTGGTCGTGCCCTTCGTCGCGGTGAGCGTGGTGCCGGCGTGGCGCGCGGCGATGCTCGATCCCGATCGCCTGCTGCGAGGTGGGCCGTGAGCCGGAGGTACGTCGGTGAGGGCGCGCTCGAGACGATCGACGTGCTCGGCGGAAAGCCGCTCGTCGTGCTCCTCGGGGTGCTGCCCGCGGCGTGCATCGCGCTCGGCGCGGTCTTGGCCACGCGTCCCGGCATGACCGCGGTGCTCGCACCGCTCGCGGTGGGCACGCTCGTTCCGCTCTGGCTCGGATGGCGCAGCGGGTTCTGGCGCGCGCTGGGCTCGGTGCTGCGCCGTGAGCCGCGACCGACGTTCCGCGTGGAGCTCGACGACCTGACCGTGCAGAGCTCGGGGCGACACGGCGCGATGCTCGTCTTCGACTGGTTCGAGATCGAGCGCTACTCGCCCAGCGATCTCGGCCTCGTGCTGTGGCTGCGCACCCCGAAGGACGGCGCGAACTGCGTGCTGCTCCCCCGGCGCTTCTTCCCGGCGGAGGACTGGGATCCCCTGGTCGCGCTGGTGCGCGAGAAGCTGCCGAGTTCCGCGAAGGCGCACGACGCGAGCGTCGCGGCGCGCACCCAGAGCACGCGAGGGCGCACCCTGCGCACGGTGGTCCTGTGGTGCGTCCTCCTCGTGGTCTGCTACGCGGTCTACCAGGTCCTCACGGAGCCCGGCCGATGAGCGCGCTGCTCGAGACGGTCGAGGTCACCAAGCGCTACCTCGACGGGGAGCGACGCCACCTCGCGGTCGATCGTGTCTCGATCGCGATCGACGCCGGCTCGCTGATCGCGCTGCGCGGCCCGAGCGGCTCGGGGAAGACCACGCTGCTCGGCCTGCTCGGCGGGATGATCGCGCCGACCAGCGGCGACGTGCGCGTCGACGGCGCGTCGATCGTGCACCTGCGCGATCGCCACCGCACCGAGCTGCGCCGCACCAAGATCGGGTTCGTGTTCCAGGAGCTCGCGCTCGTCCCCGACATGACGCTCGACGAGAACGTGCTCCTGCCGCTCGTCCCGACCGGGGGCGCGACGCGCGACGAGCGCGCGCGCGCGACCTCGCTGCTCGAGCGCTTCGGCCTCGCGAGCAAGGCCGAGGCGCGCGCGAGCAAGCTCTCGGGCGGCGAGCGCCAGCGCGGCGCCATCGTGCGCGCGCTGGTGCGCGATCCGCGCGTGCTCCTGCTCGACGAGCCCACCGCACACCTCGACGCCGCGAACGCGACCGAGGTCGTCGCGCTGCTCGCGTCCCTGCGCGACGAAGGACGCGCGATCGTCTGCGCGACCCACGACCCGCGCCTCGCCGACGATCCTCGGGTGAATCGCGCGATCGCGATGGCCGACGGCCGCTTGGTGACCTCGCCGAACGGCTGATGGGGCGAACGTGACGGATGCGGCGGGGGCCGCCCAATCCTTCCCTGGAGCCCCGCCGTATGCTCACTGGCCACCGCGCGCGCGCCGCCCTCGCCGGCGTGCTCCTCGCCGCGTGCTCGAACGATCCGGTCGCGCCCACGATCGATGCGTCGACCGGCGATGCGGGCGATCCCAACGCGGTCGTCGCGATCCGCGTGGAGCCCGAGCGGCTCGAGCTCCTCTCGCGCGACGGTGAGCCCGCGAGCGGCACGCTGCGCGCGATCGCGATCGAGGCCGACGGCGACGAGCATCCCGCCGAGGGCATCACCTGGATCCTCGGCATGCCCTCGCTCGCGACGATCACGCCCGAGGGCGTCGCGTCGATCGACGGATCGCGCGGCGGTGAGAGCGCGGTGCTCGCGCGCCTCGATCGCGGCGTGACCACGATCATCGGCGAGGGCCGCCTCGTCGCGCGCATCGAGCTTCGCTCGACCGGCGATCTCACCGACGACGAGGTCGCGCGCTTCGACGCCGAGCCGATCGTCGATGCCGCCGCCGCGCCGCGCATCCTCTATCCGGTCGAGGGCGCGGTGATGCCGCGCAACCTGCGCGCGCCGGTGGTGCAGTGGCAGCCGCAGAACGGCGAGGGCGATCTCTATCGCGTCCGCGCGCGCAGCACCCACGTCGAGCTCGTCACGTTCGTGCGCACCAGCGACACGTTCGATCATTCTTGGACGATCGCTCAAGAACGCTGGCGCACGCTGGTCGACGCCGAGCCCGACGCGCCGATCACGTTCGAGATCGATCGCTGGCAGGCGGCGCACGAGCGCGTGGTGCGCGGCGCCGCGCCGGTGACGATGCAGGTCGCGCGCGGCGGCGTGCTCGGCGAGGTCTATTACTGGGCGCTCGAGCGCGGGCGCATCCTCGCGATCGATCCCCAGACCGCCACGCCGCGCGACGTCGTGCCGAGCCCGCCGCGCGCCGCGGGCGAGACCCAGCGCTGCATGGCCTGTCATACCGTGTCGCGCGACGGGCGCTGGCTCTTCGGACGCCGCTTCGGCGACGACGCGAGCTGGGTCGTCGATCTCGCCGAGGACACGACGACCGATCCCCCGCCGATGCGCTACGAGCCGCGCCCCGGCATCGACACCGCGTCGTTCGATCCCACCGGCGAGCGCCTCCTCGCGGCGTGGGACGGACGTCTCTTCGTCGTCGACGCGCGCACCGGCCTCGAGGTCGCGAGCAGCGGCCTGCCCACAACTCTCGCGTCGATGCCGACCTGGTCGCCCTCGGGCGATCTCGCGGCCTGGATCGTCGCCGACGCGAGCGAGAGCGACGCGCCCTCGACCCTGCACGTCGCGACGCGCGACGACGCGGACACCCACACGTTCGCGGCGTCGCGCGCGCTGCACGCCGGCGCGGATCTCTCGAGCGCGCCCGAGGGCGGCTCGCGCGACGCGCTCCCGAGCTGGACCCCCGACGATCGCTTCCTCGTCTTCCAGCACGGCGCCCAGGCGTTCACCTCGGGCGCGCCCGGCGCGCGCGCCGCGCTCTATCTGGCGCGCGTCGAGGACGGCCACACCCAGCGCCTCGATGCCGCGAGCGGCGGCACCGACGCGTTCTGGCCGACCGTCTCGCCCTACGTCACCGACGAGGCCGAGGATCGCCGCTTCTACTGGGTCGCGTTCCACTCGCGCCGCGACTACGGCAACGCGCGCGCCGGCACCTGGGGCCGTCGCATCCGCCAGCTCTGGATCACCGCGGTCGACGCCGACCCCGAGGACGGAGTCGACGCCTCGCATCCGCCGGTGTGGCTGCCCGGACAAGAGCGCGACTACGACAACGTCGCTGCCTATTGGGCGCCGGAGTCGTGCCGGGGAGGAGGCCAGTCGTGCGCGGATGGATCGGAGTGCTGCTCCGGCGAGTGCACCGACGAAGGCGTCTGTACCGCACCGCCGATCTGATTCGAATCGGCTCGCCCGCCGGTCCTCCCGTCCGCGCGCTCCGCGCGCTCCCGTCCGGGACCTGCGGGACGAGCACTCCGGCAAGGACTCGACTCACGGGGGCTCTGATGACTCGCACGCTGACTCTCACGCTCGCCATCGCGCTGCTCGGCGCGTGCACCGGCCGCACCGAGGGCGACGACGCCGACTCCGGGGCACCGATCGACTCGGGCACCGACGCCGGCACGCTCGTCGTCGACTCCGGGACCGATGGTGGCGACACCGACACCCCCGACGCCGGCGACTGCGAGCTCGACTGCGTCGCGCTCCCGCCCGAGTGCCACTACGAAGGTCGCGACTGTGCGACGGAGTCGTGCGGCGAGATCGTCTGTCCGAATCCCAATCGGATGTGCGGCAGTCTCTTCCACGGCCGCTGCGCGAGCGACGAGTACTGCGACTTCTACATCGAGGGCGCGTGCGGCGCGCTCGACGAGGTCGGCCTCTGCCGCGATCGCCCCACCGAGTGCGACGAGGAGCCCGAGCAGCGCGTCTGCGCGTGCAACGGCACGACCTACGACAACCCGTGCGAGGCCCACCGCGCCGGCTTCGAGATCGTGATGGAAGGGGAGTGCCCGCCGCCCAACGTCTGCAACGGCGACGACGCGTGGGGCGAGGGCGAGGGCTGCACCACCGAGCTCGGCTGGAAGTGGGACGGCAACCGCTGCGCGCCGGTCGTGGGCTGCACCTGCACCGGCACCTTCTGCCCGAGCCTCTTCGCGAGCCGCGATGCCTGCCGCGCCGGCTCCGAGACCTGCATCGCGCACCGCTGCCAGGCCCAGGACGCCGTGGCGGTCACGACCGGGTGCGCCGAGCCCGCGAGCATCGGGTGGCGTTGGGACGGCACGACGTGCGTCGAGCTCGTCGGGTGCAGCTGCGACGGCACCTCGTGCTGGCGCGTCGAGGGCACCGACGAAGCGGGCTGCCAGTCCGAGTACGTCGTCGACTGCGAGCCGATCCCCGCGCCCCGTTGAGCCTCGCCATGCATCACCTCCGCCTCGCGCTCCTCCTCGCGCTCGCGCTGCCCGCGTGCACGGTGCCGCTCGACACGCCGCCCGGCGACGGCGGCCCCGGCGCGTGCGAGCAGAGCGGCGATCGCGACGGCGACGGAGTGCCCGATCTACTCGAGGAGCTCCTCGACACCGATCGCGACTTCGTCTCCGACGCCGACGAGACCGACAGTGACGGCGACGGTCGCGGCGACGCGCTCGAGGCGGGCGAGATGCCCTGCGTGTCGCTGCCCGATCGCGACGCCGACGGCGTGCCCGATCTGCGCGACACCGACGGCAACGGCGACGGCGTGCCCGACGCCACGCAGTGGGAGAGCGATCTCGACGGGGACGACGTCGTCGACGGGCTCGACACCGACACCGACGGCGACGCCATCGCCAACACCGTCGAGCAGCACGGCCCCGAGCCGATCGACACCGACGGCGACGGCACGGTCGACGCGCTCGATCTCGACAGCGACGGCGACACCATCGCCGACGCCCACGAAGCCGCGGGCGATCCCGACGCCGACGACGTCCCCTCGTTCCGCGATCTCGACGCCGACGGCGACGGCATCCCCGACGCCGACGAGGCCGGCGACGCCGACGTCGCGACCCCGCCGATCACCTGCGACGACGAGATCGACGTCGCGACCGGCGAGCCGGACGACGACGAGCTCGTCGACGCGCTCGACGTCGACCGCGACGGCGACGGAGTGCGCGACGGCGACGAGCGCGACGCCGGGATGGACCCTTGCGATCCCGACAGCGACGACGACGGCTTCGGCGATCTCGTCGAGTACGCGCGCGACGACGTCGAGTGCGAGGACGGCACCGAGGACGCGTGCGGCTGCGCGATCGATCCCGACTGCGGGATCCCCGGCGACGACTACTACGTCGTGCTGCCGTACCAGGCGCCGAGCGTGGTGCGCGAGCTCGAGCTCTCGACGCTGCTGCGCGTCGCCGACGTGCTGCTCCTCGCCGACACCACCGGCTCGATGGGCCGGGTGCTCGATCACATCCAGGACACCGTCGCGGTGCCCGACACCGGCCTGATCGATCGCATCCGCGACCGGGTGCCGAGCGCGTGGATCGGCGGCGGCTACCACGACGACTTCCCGCTCGGCATCTACGGCAGCGGCGACGATCGGGTGTTCGGCATCGCGATCGAGATGAGCCCGCCCGAGCGCGCCGCCGAGGTGCAGGCGGCGTTCGAGGCGCTGCAGATCCACGTGGGCGGCGACTGGCCCGAGTCGAACAGCGAGGCGCTGCTCCAGGTCGCGACCGGGCGCGGCGGCGCGTGGTCGATGAACGGCTACTTCTACACGATCCCTCGCCTCTCCGAGGAGTGCGAGGACGGCCGCTGGGGCGCGCCCTGCTTCCGCTCGAACGCGCTGCCGATCGTCGTGCACTTCAGCGACGCGTGCGCCCACAACGGGCCGCCCGGCGAGCACGCGTCGTGCGGGCCCTACCAGGGCTTCACGCCCGCGCCGGCGACCTGGGACGACGCGATCGCGGCGATGAACGCGCGCGCGATGCGCTACGTCGGCATCAACGCCGGCGAGTCGCACTGCGAGGACGATCCCGGCCCCGCCGAGAGCGCGCCCTGCTTCTTCATGCACCGGACCGCGATCGCGACGGGCACGGTCGACCTCGACGGACGCCCGCTCGTCTACGACATGCCGCAGGGCACCACGAGCACCGAGGAGTTCGTCGACACCGTGACCGCGGCGATCGACAACGTCGCGACGCGGATCCCGTTCGACGTCGACACCGCGCTGCGCGCCGAGCGCTCGCCGCGCCCCGAGATCGATCCGCGCGCGTTCGTGCGCGACCGCCGTCCCGGGTGCCGCGCGACGCCGCCGATCGAGCCGTGCTGGGACGCGCCCGAGGGCATCCCCCACGACCGCGCGGTGGGCGAGGTGACCGACGAAGGGTTCACCGACGTGATCCCGGGCACGACGGTGCGCTTCCAGATCGAGCTCGCGAACGACGTGCATCGCGGCGGGCCGCACCCCGAGGTGTTCGTGACGTGGATCGATCTGCGCGGAGACGGCGTGACGGTGCTGGACTCGCGGGCCGTCTACGTGGTGGTGCCCGCGGGAAATGGCCCCTCGTGAGGCCGGAGGCGGTTCTGCCGTCTCCGTGGTCGAGGCTGGGGTGGCCCTCGGCAGGTTGAATTTCCGGCGGATGGAGGGCGACCGTCCCACGACGGCGTAGGCGCCCCGGGTCCGTGTCGGGTCCCGCGCGCGTCCTGCCGCTCGCTCGACCGTGCCCGATCCTTCCAGTCTCATTGGCATCGGCTCGCCTGCCGTCCTACCCTGGCGCACCGTGCGTTCCCCGCTCGCCGGCGCCGTCGCCGGGCTCGCCCTGCTCGCGCTCGCGCCGATCCTCGTGCTCGCCCAGCAGCACGACGCGCCGGTCGCGACGCTGCGGGTCGAGCGGTCGGACGACGCGAGCGCGTGCCTCGACGAGGAGTCGCTGCGCGAGCTCGTCGCGGCGCGCCTCGGGCGCGATCCCTTCGTCGACGAGGCGCAGCTCTCGATCACGGTGCGCATCGAGCGAGCACGCCGGGGCTACGTGGCGCGCGTGGACACCGCGAGCGAAGGGGGCGAGCCCGGACGCCGCGAGCTCGCGTCGGAGCGCGACGACTGCCGCGATCTCGGCGACGCGCTCGCGCTCGCCCTCAGCCTCACCGTCGACCCGACGAGCCTGCTGCGCCCCCCGCCGCGCCCCGGGCCGATCGCCGACGCCGGCGCGGAGCCCGACGCCGCGATCGCCGATGCCGGGGTGGACGCCGCGCCCGCCGAGCTGCCCGTCGACGCAGGCGTGGTCGTCGACGACGCCGCGCCCCCCGACGACTCCGAGGGCCCGGCGCTGCTCCTCACCGCGACGCTCCTCGCGTCCTACGGGATCGCCCCCGGCGTGTCGGCGGGCCTGGTGCTCGGCGCGGGCGTCCACCTCGACGCGTTCTCAGTCGCGCTCGAGCTCCGCGGCGAGCTCCCGACCGTCGAGTCGTCGGTGCGGGGCGCGCCCTACGTCGCGTCGGTCGTGCCGTGCGGGCACCTCGACATCGTCGGGCTCTGCGGGGTGATCTCGGCGGGCGCGTTCTGGGGCGAGGGCGTGGACGTGCCGGCGGCGCGCTCCGGCGTCTCGGCCTACGTCGCCCTCGGGGCGCGCGCGGTGGTCGCGGTGCCGCTCGACGAGACGCTCGCCCTGCGGCTGCACGGCGAGCTCACGGTGCCGCTGGTCGGCGCCACGCTGCAGCTCGGCGGCGAGCGCGCGTGGGAGACTCCCGCCGTCGGGCTGGCCCTCGGGGTCGGCGTGGGTGCGAGGCTACGGTGACGGATCCCGGTCCTTCCCACCAATCCCTGAGTGAAGTGGATTTCCGGGCGGTGTTTCGCGCCGAGCTGGGCTGGGTGTGCAACACGCTGCGGCGACTGGGCGTGCGGGAGGCGGACGTGGAGGATGCAGCGCACGACGTCTTCGTGACCTTCCATCGGCGACTGGCCGACTACGACCCGGCGCGCCCGGTGCGCGCCTGGCTGGGCGGCATCGCGTACCGCGTCGCCTCGGACCACCGGCGGCGGGCCCACGTGCGCCGGGAGATCGCCGACGACACGATCGAGGTGGTGGACCCCCAGGGCGGCGCGGACGACGCGCTCGCCGAGAAGCAGACCCGCGCGCTCGTGCTGAGCGCGCTCCAGGAAGTGCAGGAGGAGCGACGCCCGGTGCTGGTGCTCCACGACATCGACGGCATCGCCATGCCCGCCATCGCGGAGTCGCTCTCCATCCCGCTCAACACCGCCTACTCGCGGCTCCGGCTGGCGAGGGCGGACTTCCGACGCGCGGTCGAGCGACTGCGCGCGCAGGAGCCCGCGTGACCGGCCCCGAGGACTTCGGCGACGAGCCGCTCGACCCCGAGATGGATCGGCTCTTCGAGGCCGAGCGGGCGCGCCCGGAGCGGGCCGGCGAGGGCCCGGAGGCCGATCGCCTCTACGCGCGCATCATCGCGGCGGTGGGGCCGGTGCCGGGCGGCGGCGCTCCTCCGGCTCCGACGAGCGGCGGCGGTGGCGGTGGTGCGGCGGGTGGCGGGACGGCGCTGGCGCACCCGGCGCTGGTCGGCGGCATCGCGCTGGTGATCGGCATGGCGGCGGGCGCGGTGCTCCACGCGACGCTGACGCCGCCCGAGGTGCGGGTGGTGGTGCGCGAGGTGGTGGTCGACGCGGGACCGGCGGTCGCGCCGGCGCCCGAGCCCGAGGCCGAGCCGGTGGTCGCGATCGCCGACGAGCCGACCCCCGAGATCGCGCCGGAGGTCCGACCCGAGATCCCCGAGCGCACCGCCGCGCGCCGACCCGACGCCGGTGCGCCGACCACGCTCGCCCGCGAGTCCGCGCTGCTGGCGCGCGCCCAGTCCGCGCTCGGCCGGGGCGCGCCCGAGCTCGCGATCTCCGCGCTGCGCGAGCACGAGACGCGTCACCCCGAGGGCCAGCTCCGCGAGGAGCGCGAGGCGCTCTGGATCTCCGCCCTGGTCGCCGCGGGCGATCACGACGCCGCGCGCGAGCGCGCCGCGCGCTTCCGCCGGCGCTTCCCCGGCTCGCCGCTGCAGGCCGCGATCGACGCGACCTTGCGTGAGAGCCCCCCTGGCACGCCGCGAGGCACCAGCACACCCTAGCTTCCGCGCGGATGCTGCACGCCGCCCTCCACCGACGCCCCTCCACGACTGCGCTCGTCGCAGCGCTGGTGACGCTCGCGTGCGCGGCGTGCGATCGGCTGCCCATCGACGCCGGTGATCGCGCCGACGGCGGCGCGCTGCCGCCCGACGACACCAAGCCGCTCTTCGTCCGCGAGATCGCGCTCGGCACCGACTTCTCGTGCGCGGTCCTGCACGACGGAGACCTCGCGTGCTGGGGCTCCGACACCCACGGCCAGCTGGGCATCGACATCGCGGTGTGGCTCGGCGAGCGCTGCGACGGGCTCTACTGCGCGACCGCGCCGGTGATGCTCGAGAACGTCGCGTTCGTCGACGAGGTCGACGCCGGCGACGCGTTCGCGTGCGCGCGCAGCACGCTCGGCGTGGTGACGTGCTGGGGCAGCCATCGCTTCGGCGAGCGCGGCGACGGGACCCCGAGCGACTTCGAGCGCCACTCGTTCCCGAGCCGCGTGATCGAGAACGCGCTCGACATCGCGGTCGGGCGCCATCACGCGTGCGTGCTCGGCGCCGATCACCGGGTGCGCTGCTGGGGCCTGGGCGAGCACGGGCAGCTGGGGCGCGCCGCGCCCGACCGCTGTGCGATCCCCACCGGGATGAACGAGGAGCTCGGCGTGGACGAGCGCGCAGCCGACGTGGCGTGCGCGTCGTTGCCCGCGCTGGTCGAGGGGCTGGACGACGCGCCGGTCGAGCACATCGTTGCCGGCGACTACCACACCTGCGCGATCAGCGGCGGGAACGTGTGGTGCTGGGGCCGCGACGACCTCGGACAGCTCGGCGACGGAGTGCCCGGGGCGTCGCGCGCGACGCCGGGCGTGGTGATGGCGGACGACGGGCCGCTGGGCGCGATCCGCGACCTCGCGCTGGGCGGCGCGACGTCGATCGCGCTGCAGGCCTCGGGCACCGCGGCGCGGTGGGGCGATGCGACGAGCGGCGTGCTCGGCATCCCGCCCGCCGAGGCCGAGCCCTGCGACGACGGCGCGGCGTGGTGCGCGCCGACGCCGCGCGTCGACGTCTCGGACCTGACCCGCATCGCGGTCGGCGGCGGCTTCGGCTGTGGCCTCGACGTCGGGGGCCAGGCGTCGTGCTGGGGCCTGGCGCGCGACGGGCGCCTCGGGACGAGCGTCGAGCCGAGCTCGACGTGCCGCGGCGCCGGCGGCGAGGACGCACCGTGCGCGCTCGAGCCGCAGGACGTGGAGGGGCTCCGCGCGGGGCTGCGCTCGGTGGCGCTCGGTGACGGGCACGCGTGCGCGCTGGGCTACGCGCGCGACGAGGACGGCGACACCGCGTCGGTCTACTGCTGGGGCCGGAACGACTTCGGACAGCTCGGGCTCGGCCACGCCGGCGGCACCGAGATGGTGCCGGTCGCCATCCGCAACACGCGGTGATCGCGCTCGGGCTCGACGGAGCTCGGCGGCTGAGGTACGACTGCGCTTCCCGTGCAACCCGGTTGCAACAACGACACGGTCGCGCCTGTCCGAGAGCGCGGTCCCCGCTCGGCGCTCGATCGCATCGGCATCGGCGTCTCGCTCGCGTGCGCGGTGCACTGCGTCCTCGCGGCGCTGCTCGCGGCGGCGCCCGCGTTCGCGGCGACGGCGGCTCCCGGCCTCGGCGAGGGCCTGGAGTGGCTCGAGACGGCGCTGCTGTGGATCGCGCTGGGCGTCGGCGCGTTCGCGCTGGTCCCGGCGTACCTGCGCGAGCACCGCAGCGCGTGGCCGCTCGTGCTCTTCGTGGTCGGCCTGGGGCTCGTGGCGATGGTGCGGGCGGTCGAGAGCCACTCGCTGGAGCTCGCCGGCACGGTGAGCGGCGTGGCGCTGATCGCGAGCGCGCACTTCGTGAACCTCCGCGCGAGCCACCGCGGCCACGAGCACTGAGCCGGGGCGGGGTCCGGGTCGGGCCCCGGACCCGGACGAGATCCGAGACCGAGCCGG is a window encoding:
- a CDS encoding MlaE family ABC transporter permease, with amino-acid sequence MSAQPQPAEKSLAVRAIEAQGARLIRAMNHVGGITQMTLRAFRSLFTTRFEARSFLYQLEQMGVKSFGIAAATAIFVGIVMAIQFAFSLERFGARDSVGRIVGLSEARELAPSLTALVVGSRIGAGIAAELGSMAVTEQIDAIRALGADPVKKLVVPRMLAGILMMPMLTVFALVLGIGSAALVCNLTFGIAIPFFVTTALDSIWVEDFLSGIGKTPFFGFLIAVLGCHFGMTTRGGTEGVGRSTTTSVVVVAISILVADAVLTQIFMSFMSR
- a CDS encoding ABC transporter permease, with protein sequence MKRQLALLDHALGALRRRAGRNAAIAIGLAAVVALFGSTSFLAEALRAEYRALADGLPDLTVQRLVAGRPALIAEREAATIEALDLPGVRSVRPRVWGYLFVAPIEGNVVVIGRGAHDDAEIVAGRWPERDDEIVVGSGIARLLGARAGDQIALTASEGATPVVLTISGVLDARTAALGSDLVIATDARARSLLGVPEGMATDLALDLARDEEAAVVTAEIAQAVSGARVIDRQLLERTYELTFDARAGLVGAMLVPALLALLLLAWDRLTGLGEAERREIGVLKATGWSTNDVLTARMWESGLVALVGSVAGVAIGYVHAFWLGAPGIADALFGWSVLHAELALAPAVDLAQVLAIVSAVVVPFVAVSVVPAWRAAMLDPDRLLRGGP
- a CDS encoding ABC transporter ATP-binding protein, whose amino-acid sequence is MSALLETVEVTKRYLDGERRHLAVDRVSIAIDAGSLIALRGPSGSGKTTLLGLLGGMIAPTSGDVRVDGASIVHLRDRHRTELRRTKIGFVFQELALVPDMTLDENVLLPLVPTGGATRDERARATSLLERFGLASKAEARASKLSGGERQRGAIVRALVRDPRVLLLDEPTAHLDAANATEVVALLASLRDEGRAIVCATHDPRLADDPRVNRAIAMADGRLVTSPNG
- a CDS encoding MSCRAMM family adhesin SdrC gives rise to the protein MHHLRLALLLALALPACTVPLDTPPGDGGPGACEQSGDRDGDGVPDLLEELLDTDRDFVSDADETDSDGDGRGDALEAGEMPCVSLPDRDADGVPDLRDTDGNGDGVPDATQWESDLDGDDVVDGLDTDTDGDAIANTVEQHGPEPIDTDGDGTVDALDLDSDGDTIADAHEAAGDPDADDVPSFRDLDADGDGIPDADEAGDADVATPPITCDDEIDVATGEPDDDELVDALDVDRDGDGVRDGDERDAGMDPCDPDSDDDGFGDLVEYARDDVECEDGTEDACGCAIDPDCGIPGDDYYVVLPYQAPSVVRELELSTLLRVADVLLLADTTGSMGRVLDHIQDTVAVPDTGLIDRIRDRVPSAWIGGGYHDDFPLGIYGSGDDRVFGIAIEMSPPERAAEVQAAFEALQIHVGGDWPESNSEALLQVATGRGGAWSMNGYFYTIPRLSEECEDGRWGAPCFRSNALPIVVHFSDACAHNGPPGEHASCGPYQGFTPAPATWDDAIAAMNARAMRYVGINAGESHCEDDPGPAESAPCFFMHRTAIATGTVDLDGRPLVYDMPQGTTSTEEFVDTVTAAIDNVATRIPFDVDTALRAERSPRPEIDPRAFVRDRRPGCRATPPIEPCWDAPEGIPHDRAVGEVTDEGFTDVIPGTTVRFQIELANDVHRGGPHPEVFVTWIDLRGDGVTVLDSRAVYVVVPAGNGPS
- a CDS encoding RNA polymerase sigma factor; this translates as MTDPGPSHQSLSEVDFRAVFRAELGWVCNTLRRLGVREADVEDAAHDVFVTFHRRLADYDPARPVRAWLGGIAYRVASDHRRRAHVRREIADDTIEVVDPQGGADDALAEKQTRALVLSALQEVQEERRPVLVLHDIDGIAMPAIAESLSIPLNTAYSRLRLARADFRRAVERLRAQEPA
- a CDS encoding RCC1 domain-containing protein → MLHAALHRRPSTTALVAALVTLACAACDRLPIDAGDRADGGALPPDDTKPLFVREIALGTDFSCAVLHDGDLACWGSDTHGQLGIDIAVWLGERCDGLYCATAPVMLENVAFVDEVDAGDAFACARSTLGVVTCWGSHRFGERGDGTPSDFERHSFPSRVIENALDIAVGRHHACVLGADHRVRCWGLGEHGQLGRAAPDRCAIPTGMNEELGVDERAADVACASLPALVEGLDDAPVEHIVAGDYHTCAISGGNVWCWGRDDLGQLGDGVPGASRATPGVVMADDGPLGAIRDLALGGATSIALQASGTAARWGDATSGVLGIPPAEAEPCDDGAAWCAPTPRVDVSDLTRIAVGGGFGCGLDVGGQASCWGLARDGRLGTSVEPSSTCRGAGGEDAPCALEPQDVEGLRAGLRSVALGDGHACALGYARDEDGDTASVYCWGRNDFGQLGLGHAGGTEMVPVAIRNTR
- a CDS encoding MerC domain-containing protein, translating into MQPGCNNDTVAPVRERGPRSALDRIGIGVSLACAVHCVLAALLAAAPAFAATAAPGLGEGLEWLETALLWIALGVGAFALVPAYLREHRSAWPLVLFVVGLGLVAMVRAVESHSLELAGTVSGVALIASAHFVNLRASHRGHEH